In Aspergillus nidulans FGSC A4 chromosome II, the genomic stretch tttctctattgTTGAATCCAGCAAAAGCCTGGCCACCCAGGATCAACCCACAGGCAGTTTTGGTGTTGGTTCGGGATCTGCCTGGtgccagcagctgcagagtatCAACTGTATCTAGAtctatcttcttcatcaaatCACAATCTGAGGCAACTAAGGATGACTAGAAGTCTTTAATATGGTCAAGGTAGGTAAGGATTTCCTTGTTGTGGTGAGCAAAGTGATCAACAGGATGGGAGAGAAGCTAAGTTATCAACCTACTTCAATACAGCCAGTGGTGATCAACCAATGAAGCATGCTGATTTGCATCCCATTTggccaaaggccaggaattGACAGTAGCTGATTGAAGGCCTGCTGGAGGCAATAGTTTTGTCTATTATCTAGCTGATCTAGGTAGTCCTGATTGCTGGGTAACAGCCAGACAAACTACCACTCCTAAAAAGCTTCATTACCCTCACCCTTATACTGCCGGATCTTGTGATAAATTTCTCTGTTGGTTGGCTTCTTCTGGTTGGCATATTCCTCTAGTAGGGAGGCCATCAGTTCTTCACCAATATCTATGTAGACAGTTAGCCATATAGTACCAAAGATATCTCCCAGAAGACCTACTGTCCAGGTAAAGATTGATTATCTACCAGCGGTCTGCTGGAGGAAGCACCTTGGCTCCTGCCTGTACATGGTGTTGTCCGTGAAGTACTCAAAGCTGCCCAGCCGCGAATCTTAGTTCAGGAAACTGGGGCGGTTTATTAGTCACAGCAGTGACTATTGCAATATATTTGTGTTCTGCAGCGCAACAGCAAGGTCTTGCTGAGAGATAATTGCGGGGACATGATTATTGATGTCCAGGCAGCGACATTGGTTCTTACGGAAAATTTCACAAAGCCGAGCTACGTTCTTGCTATCCAGATCCCGGGGCAACGGGGGTTCAAATTGAATCTGATTAATGTTGACCTTGGCTGTTCCTAGGTACTTTAGGCGCTGCTCTGTTGCCAGCCAGACTTCTTGCTCAGTGAGTAGGGCTCGCCGCATTGCAGAAATGGAGTTTGAAACAACTGTTGATGGCTGCAGAACAAGAACTTGGGCGAAGTCAGCTTCCTGACAAAGGATATAGGCGTTGGATGTGCCTACTCCACTGCGGTCGCGCCGCATCACTCTATCTCCTGTATCCAAGCCCCTGCAGCGACCCTCAGACAACTGCAGCAGCTTAGCTTGGACAGATTTAAACACCTCTTATTTGCATGGATTGTATTTCAGTCGAGATCACAGTTCAGTTAAATATGAATCCATCCACTTCCAAGCGGCCGGTCACTTAGATTGTAGTGGAAGGGCTTCCTTTGCTTAACAAGCCCTCGACTGATACTTAGGAAGTGGTATCAACTCCAACTGAGCCTATGTCCGAGCTCACAGAGGGGCCCCATCCTACTACACGCCTGGCCAAGAGAAACACTTTGCCGTCGCCCGCGGAGCCTAGTCGCAAGATCATTTGTGGCCAACCATGATCCTTAGCTCTTCCAAAGATCAGCGAGGGGGAGAATACCGCGGGTTCTGATCTTATTAAACAGAAGGAGTCTCTATGGGATATATTTGAGAAGATCTTTGAGTATAATCTGGCTGGTATAGTTAGTATGTATGTCAGGTGCTCTGGTTGCTGTGCTGTCTAGGCAGTGTACTAGTATCCTAGCAAGTATATAGACAGAATCCTGGAGATCCTCTATTTAACTTACTATAAAAATATAGTCTCAGTTATGGAATATTTCCAGACCTCTAATTCCCTATATACTTTCAGCAAGTACTACCCTCTTACCTTGGACTATGTTGTTATATACAAAGTATTCCCAGATTAACAGCAGCTGGCTGTGATTATGTCTTAGGTTTGGCTTCAGTTTCAGGCAGATATATAAGGTTGCTAATCATCTCTAGATTCTTGATAGACTATTATATCTTATTAGCCAGAATCTTGAGTACTTGTCCCTGAACTGTTCTAGTATCCTAATAAACCTTGACAGGGAAGTCCAGATTGGTATACTACTATTTGAATCTTATCTAGATAGCCTCTGACAGATTTTTTCCTAGCCTGGATTGATTGCTGCTCTACCCAACTGCTGGGCAAAGTTCAAGCAAGCAACTTGGCCCCTGTCAGGCAGATAATGATGGAACTGATGCAGAAGTatgtcaaggatgatgggGTGGTTGGTCTTGACAACTTCGATCACTGGTGGACTAGCTCGGCCGCGATTGAATTTCTCTCCGCGACGACGTCTGTCAGCTCTGTGGAGGACCTAAAAAAGGTTAGTGCTTCTTCCTACTTTAGTCTGAAACTCACGTGTCCTGTAGCAGCAGCTCTTGATAGAGATATATTAGGCCCCTGGGGATCTAATTAGTCTTGCATGGTTCACCCTGATTTCTGTATGTACCTTTTACTTATACATGCCTCTGTTAGATAGATGGAAATAAGACCAGCTGTTACTGTCTAGGGCACTGTTGTAGAAACAAGTAGGTATTTTATATCAAGAAGAATATCTCTATGCTATAGTATGCAATGCAGATAAAAACCTTAATCTGGCAAAGTCTATCAAGTCCCCTGTTTTAAGTTTTATTTAGAAAAGCAAGGAACTCCTCTATCTTCTGCTTTGCAGAGCATTTTGCATCCTCTATTGGCCAGGAACTCCCAGCCTGCAGGTGCGCCAAGGCTTCTTGATCCTCTTTGCATGCTAGGGCTAGCTTATCTGGGCTGCTAAGGACAGCATTGGACCAGGCTTGTGAAAGTTTATCAGTGATCTGCCCAAGCATGATGGCTTTTGCTATAAACTGCAGCGAGTGGAACATATAGACAGTGCCTGGCTGAGTATTCTGTGACAATGTGGCGAGAGTATTTATCTGACTATTTATGAATAACTTGCTATGCCTGGAGATCTGAATTAGCTGGCTCCAGTAAGCCTATCATGGAATATACATAGCTTTTATTAGATTATCTTTAACAAACCAGCTACCTACTACTTAGTATTGCTCCAACCTCCCACCACCAATGCCCTTCCCTGGTGAAAATGGTGGTG encodes the following:
- a CDS encoding uncharacterized protein (transcript_id=CADANIAT00003999), whose amino-acid sequence is MYRQEPRCFLQQTADIGEELMASLLEEYANQKKPTNREIYHKIRQYKGEGLQSATVNSWPLAKWDANQHASLVDHHWLY